A genome region from Baekduia alba includes the following:
- a CDS encoding acyl-CoA dehydrogenase family protein has product MSLHELSDEQREIRGLARRFADEEIAPHAAAWDRDHAFPRELFGALGELGLMGACVPEEHGGAGADFLSYVLVLEELSRADAGVGVTVAVHTSAGTLPILANGTPEQIERLVPPLAQGHELAAFALTESGSGSDAGAMRTRAVDDRLTGTKQWITNGSYAHVFTAFAKDPDKPSAFVVRRGAPGFSVTREEEKMGLNSSSTADLAFEDTPGELLGGRGGGMRIALATLDGGRIGIAAQAVGIAQAALDVATAYAKERQAFGRPIGGFGAIQQKLADMQTEIEAARALTWRAARLKQHGHPHTVEGAQAKLYASRVARVWTGEAIQVLGGYGYTREFPAERYYRDAKVTEIYEGTSEIQRLVIARALLGEAARESA; this is encoded by the coding sequence ATGAGCCTTCACGAGCTGTCCGATGAGCAGCGGGAGATCCGCGGTCTGGCGCGGCGTTTCGCCGACGAGGAGATCGCGCCGCACGCCGCGGCCTGGGATCGCGACCACGCGTTCCCGCGGGAGCTGTTCGGCGCGCTGGGCGAGTTGGGGTTGATGGGCGCGTGCGTGCCGGAGGAGCACGGGGGCGCGGGGGCGGACTTCCTGTCCTACGTGTTGGTCTTGGAGGAGCTGTCGCGCGCGGACGCCGGCGTCGGCGTGACCGTCGCGGTCCACACGAGCGCGGGCACGCTGCCGATCCTGGCCAACGGGACGCCCGAGCAGATCGAGCGCCTCGTCCCGCCGCTGGCCCAGGGCCACGAGCTCGCCGCCTTCGCGCTGACCGAGTCCGGGAGCGGCAGCGATGCCGGCGCGATGCGCACCCGCGCGGTCGACGACCGGCTGACCGGCACCAAGCAGTGGATCACCAACGGCTCCTACGCCCACGTCTTCACGGCGTTCGCCAAGGACCCGGACAAGCCCAGCGCGTTCGTCGTGCGGCGCGGCGCGCCCGGCTTCAGCGTCACGCGCGAGGAGGAGAAGATGGGGTTGAACTCCTCCTCGACCGCCGACCTCGCGTTCGAGGACACGCCCGGCGAGCTGCTCGGCGGCCGCGGCGGCGGGATGCGGATCGCGCTGGCCACGCTCGACGGTGGGCGCATCGGCATCGCCGCCCAGGCCGTCGGGATCGCGCAGGCCGCGCTGGACGTCGCCACCGCCTACGCCAAGGAGCGCCAGGCCTTCGGGCGGCCGATCGGCGGCTTCGGCGCGATCCAGCAGAAGCTCGCCGACATGCAGACCGAGATCGAGGCGGCCCGCGCGCTGACCTGGCGCGCCGCGCGCCTCAAGCAGCACGGCCACCCGCACACGGTCGAGGGCGCCCAGGCCAAGTTGTACGCCTCGCGCGTCGCGCGGGTCTGGACCGGCGAGGCGATCCAGGTGCTCGGCGGCTACGGCTACACCCGCGAGTTCCCGGCCGAGCGCTACTACCGCGACGCCAAGGTCACCGAGATCTACGAGGGCACCAGCGAGATCCAGCGGCTGGTCATCGCGCGGGCGCTGCTCGGCGAGGCCGCGCGCGAGAGCGCCTAG
- a CDS encoding potassium/proton antiporter, producing MGDGTLLLVVGALLAGGIAVSQVGDRLRVPGLVLVIGLGMALGSDGLGWMHFDDYELAKTIGVIALAAILFEGGLAAGFPEIRPVLRPALALALLGTTLTAVLTGLAASWLLDLSLLEGLLLGSILAATDGAAIFAILRGSTLRRRVARTLEGEAGLNDPVAVLLVFGFSAWITTEGYGIADMASAFVLELGVGAVAGLAVGTAGVALLRRLPLTTAGLYPVASMALAAIAFGVGDALHGSGFLAIYLSGLVLGSAPLVEREAMQTFHDGLAWVAQLVMFLTLGLLVFPDALGPVAVQGTVLALIAAVVARPLAALVATTGAGFDLRERAVLGWAGLRGAVPVVLATFPVLEGVPRSEEFFAIAFFAVLVSTVLQGTTFEGLARRLGVTTGEAALPK from the coding sequence ATGGGCGACGGCACGCTCCTGCTCGTCGTCGGCGCCCTGCTGGCCGGCGGCATCGCGGTCTCCCAGGTCGGCGACCGGCTGCGCGTCCCCGGCCTCGTGCTCGTCATCGGGCTCGGCATGGCGCTGGGCTCCGACGGCCTGGGCTGGATGCACTTCGACGACTACGAGCTGGCCAAGACGATCGGCGTGATCGCGCTCGCCGCGATCCTGTTCGAGGGCGGGCTGGCCGCCGGCTTCCCGGAGATCCGGCCCGTCCTGCGCCCGGCGCTGGCGCTCGCCCTGCTCGGCACCACGCTCACCGCCGTCCTCACCGGCCTGGCCGCCTCCTGGCTGCTGGACCTCAGCCTGCTCGAAGGGCTGCTGCTCGGCTCGATCCTCGCCGCCACCGACGGCGCCGCGATCTTCGCGATCCTGCGCGGCTCGACGCTGCGCCGCCGCGTCGCCCGGACGCTCGAAGGCGAGGCCGGCCTCAACGACCCCGTGGCGGTCCTGCTCGTCTTCGGCTTCAGCGCCTGGATCACGACCGAGGGCTACGGGATCGCGGACATGGCCTCGGCCTTCGTCCTCGAGCTCGGCGTCGGCGCGGTCGCGGGCCTGGCCGTCGGCACCGCCGGCGTCGCGCTGCTGCGCCGGCTCCCGCTGACGACCGCCGGGCTGTACCCGGTCGCGTCGATGGCGCTGGCGGCGATCGCGTTCGGCGTCGGCGACGCGCTGCACGGCTCCGGCTTCCTCGCGATCTACCTCTCCGGCCTGGTGCTCGGCAGCGCGCCGCTGGTCGAGCGCGAGGCGATGCAGACCTTCCACGACGGCCTCGCCTGGGTCGCGCAGCTCGTGATGTTCCTGACGCTCGGCCTGCTCGTCTTCCCCGACGCGCTGGGGCCGGTCGCCGTCCAGGGCACCGTGCTCGCCCTGATCGCCGCGGTCGTCGCGCGGCCGCTGGCGGCGCTGGTGGCGACGACGGGCGCCGGCTTCGACCTGCGCGAGCGCGCCGTCCTCGGCTGGGCCGGGCTGCGCGGCGCGGTGCCGGTCGTGCTCGCGACGTTCCCGGTCCTGGAGGGGGTGCCGCGCAGCGAGGAGTTCTTCGCGATCGCGTTCTTCGCCGTGCTCGTCTCGACGGTCCTGCAGGGAACGACCTTCGAGGGCCTGGCGCGCCGGCTGGGGGTGACCACCGGCGAGGCCGCGCTGCCGAAGTAG
- a CDS encoding sensor histidine kinase, with translation MTLLQRVVAGNALVVFVGALILALSPATISPRITGGEAALLAGGAVLALVANVVLMRRALAPLRALAGEMAAVDLLAPAAPHGPRAGVAEVAALGRAFDAMLVRLIAERSASARRAIAAQEAERARIGRELHDEVGQALTGVALELQGVEALAGAARDERLDAAREALRSASDGVREITHGLRPEPLEDFGLRGALVALASTLADRARLRVRRELPPGLPALPAETELVVYRVAQEALTNVARHAQAREVVLSVAVAGDTMVLVVADDGAGLGGAPPGTGVQGMRERALLAGGTLTIDDDAGGGTRVRLAVPLA, from the coding sequence ATGACGCTGCTGCAGCGCGTGGTCGCCGGCAACGCCCTCGTCGTGTTCGTGGGCGCGCTGATCCTCGCGCTCTCCCCCGCGACGATCAGCCCGCGGATCACCGGCGGTGAGGCCGCGCTGCTGGCGGGCGGCGCCGTGCTCGCGCTGGTCGCCAACGTGGTGCTGATGCGCCGGGCGCTCGCGCCGCTGCGTGCGCTGGCGGGCGAGATGGCGGCGGTCGACCTGCTGGCGCCGGCGGCGCCGCACGGACCGCGCGCGGGCGTCGCGGAGGTCGCGGCGCTCGGTCGCGCGTTCGACGCGATGTTGGTGCGGTTGATCGCCGAGCGGTCGGCCAGCGCGCGGCGGGCGATCGCCGCGCAGGAGGCGGAGCGGGCGCGGATCGGGCGCGAGCTGCACGACGAGGTCGGCCAGGCGCTGACCGGCGTCGCGCTGGAGCTGCAGGGCGTCGAGGCGCTGGCCGGCGCGGCGCGCGACGAGCGGCTGGACGCGGCGCGCGAGGCGCTGCGGTCGGCGTCGGACGGCGTCCGCGAGATCACGCACGGCCTGCGGCCCGAGCCGCTGGAGGACTTCGGGCTGCGCGGCGCGCTCGTCGCGCTGGCCTCGACCCTCGCCGACCGCGCCCGGCTGCGCGTCCGGCGCGAGCTGCCGCCGGGGCTGCCGGCGCTGCCCGCCGAGACCGAGTTGGTGGTCTACCGCGTCGCGCAGGAGGCGCTGACCAACGTGGCGCGCCACGCGCAGGCGCGGGAGGTCGTGCTGAGCGTCGCGGTCGCGGGCGACACGATGGTGTTGGTCGTCGCCGACGACGGCGCCGGGCTGGGCGGCGCCCCGCCCGGCACGGGCGTGCAGGGGATGCGCGAGCGCGCGCTGCTGGCCGGCGGGACGCTGACGATCGACGACGACGCGGGCGGCGGCACGCGCGTCCGGCTCGCGGTGCCGCTGGCGTGA
- a CDS encoding HAD family hydrolase, translating to MATGSKDGEQPRQGRANEPLGEFAPPTSPPGRASAAFFDLDRTLMSGSSGFFWARAAARAGMISRRRLALDGWENVKFRLRGSTDASTDRVMLRVGAMLEGRRALEFQRLGPQVLAGVLPRLYPQMLEIAWRHQDEGRPVYIVTAATQDTASMIAHVLGFDGGLGTPLETDAEGLYTGRLSGPFAYREGKPTVMRALAEEAGIDLGESYAYSDSESDLPMLRAVGHPVAVNPDGPLLRVAREEGWDVLRFDRLSGRLKMVGGLVGAGLLGAAGSAARRKVVRSK from the coding sequence ATGGCAACGGGAAGTAAGGACGGCGAGCAGCCTCGCCAAGGGCGCGCGAACGAGCCCCTGGGCGAGTTCGCGCCGCCGACCTCGCCCCCTGGGCGAGCGTCGGCCGCCTTCTTCGACTTGGATCGGACCCTGATGTCGGGGTCCTCCGGGTTCTTCTGGGCCCGGGCCGCCGCGCGGGCAGGGATGATCTCGCGGCGGCGCCTGGCGCTGGACGGGTGGGAGAACGTGAAGTTCCGCCTGCGCGGCTCCACCGACGCGTCGACCGACCGCGTGATGCTGCGCGTCGGCGCGATGCTCGAGGGCCGCCGCGCGCTGGAGTTCCAGCGGCTCGGGCCGCAGGTGCTCGCCGGCGTGCTCCCGCGGCTGTACCCGCAGATGCTCGAGATCGCGTGGCGCCATCAGGACGAGGGCCGGCCGGTCTACATCGTCACGGCGGCCACGCAGGACACCGCGTCGATGATCGCCCACGTGCTGGGCTTCGACGGCGGCCTCGGCACGCCGTTGGAGACCGACGCCGAGGGTCTCTACACGGGCCGGCTCTCCGGGCCGTTCGCCTACCGGGAGGGCAAGCCGACGGTGATGCGCGCGCTGGCCGAGGAGGCGGGGATCGACCTGGGCGAGTCCTATGCCTACTCGGATTCCGAGAGCGACCTGCCGATGCTGCGCGCGGTCGGGCATCCGGTCGCGGTCAACCCGGACGGGCCGCTGCTGCGGGTCGCCCGCGAGGAGGGCTGGGACGTGCTGCGCTTCGATCGGTTGAGCGGGCGGCTGAAGATGGTGGGTGGGTTGGTCGGCGCCGGGCTGCTGGGCGCGGCCGGCTCCGCGGCGCGACGCAAGGTGGTGCGGTCGAAGTGA
- a CDS encoding dienelactone hydrolase family protein: MLGPAQILTERDPEIDAYVARPAAPGVARTAGVVVFHELFGLTTHVRAVTDRLAATGRIAIAPNLHHRTDPALELAHDDAGRTRGFALLDDLTRDGVLADADRAIAHLRALGCERIALLGLSMGGHVAYLTATQRDDLAAVVVAYGGWIPTTDIPLSRPEPTVTLTPSITARMLLLVAGADHAVDPAQSAAVEQALQEHGIDHAAVTYPTAQHGFLCEQRATYDPDAARDAWSRIDALLASEL; encoded by the coding sequence ATGCTCGGTCCGGCCCAGATCCTCACCGAACGCGACCCGGAGATCGACGCCTACGTGGCCCGACCGGCGGCGCCCGGCGTGGCGCGCACCGCCGGCGTCGTCGTCTTCCACGAGCTCTTCGGGCTCACCACCCACGTGCGCGCCGTGACCGACCGGCTCGCCGCGACCGGCCGCATCGCCATCGCCCCCAACCTGCACCATCGCACCGACCCGGCGCTGGAGCTGGCCCACGACGACGCCGGCCGCACACGTGGCTTCGCGCTCCTGGACGACCTGACCCGCGACGGGGTGCTCGCCGACGCCGACCGAGCGATCGCCCACCTGCGCGCGCTCGGCTGCGAGCGGATCGCGCTCCTCGGCCTCAGCATGGGCGGCCACGTCGCCTACCTCACCGCGACCCAGCGCGACGACCTGGCCGCGGTCGTCGTCGCCTACGGCGGCTGGATCCCGACGACCGACATCCCGCTCAGCCGCCCCGAGCCGACCGTGACGCTCACGCCGTCGATCACGGCCCGGATGCTGCTGCTCGTCGCCGGCGCCGACCACGCGGTCGACCCGGCGCAGTCCGCGGCGGTCGAGCAAGCCCTACAGGAACACGGGATCGACCACGCGGCAGTCACGTACCCGACCGCGCAGCACGGCTTCCTGTGCGAGCAGCGCGCGACCTACGACCCCGATGCGGCGCGCGACGCGTGGTCCCGCATCGACGCGCTGCTGGCGAGCGAGTTGTAG
- a CDS encoding response regulator — translation MSVPLKAGVLIADDHAMVRRGLRHVLDAAPDLHVVAEAGDGIEAVRLGVRDDVDLAILDVAMPRRTGLAAARELSARRPGLKILMLSMHDVDQYFFEALNAGAAGYVLKSAADRDLLEACRAALRGEPFLYPPAVRTIIREHLDAAAAGEETSGEVLTPREQEVVKLVAEAYTTEQIAELLVISPRTVERHRENILNKLGMRDRVELTRYAIRRGLVEP, via the coding sequence GTGAGCGTGCCGCTGAAGGCCGGCGTCCTGATCGCCGACGACCACGCGATGGTCCGGCGCGGGCTGCGCCACGTCCTGGACGCCGCGCCCGACCTGCACGTGGTCGCCGAGGCGGGCGACGGCATCGAGGCGGTGCGGCTGGGCGTGCGCGACGACGTCGACCTGGCGATCCTCGACGTCGCGATGCCGCGCCGCACCGGGCTGGCGGCGGCGCGCGAGCTCAGCGCGCGGCGGCCCGGCCTGAAGATCCTGATGCTGTCGATGCACGACGTCGACCAGTACTTCTTCGAGGCGCTCAACGCCGGCGCCGCCGGCTACGTGCTCAAGTCCGCGGCCGACCGCGACCTGCTGGAGGCGTGCCGCGCGGCGCTGCGCGGCGAGCCGTTCCTCTACCCGCCGGCCGTGCGCACGATCATCCGCGAGCACCTCGACGCGGCGGCCGCGGGCGAGGAGACCAGCGGCGAGGTCCTGACGCCCCGCGAGCAGGAGGTCGTGAAGCTCGTGGCCGAGGCCTACACGACCGAGCAGATCGCCGAGCTGCTGGTGATCTCTCCCCGCACGGTCGAGCGCCACCGCGAGAACATCCTCAACAAGCTCGGGATGCGCGACCGCGTCGAGCTGACGCGCTACGCGATCAGGCGCGGCCTGGTCGAGCCGTGA
- a CDS encoding leucyl aminopeptidase family protein has protein sequence MRVTATTEAAASTAADTIVVGLVEGEGVPHDVEDGALGALVESGEAKAAPRSLAVAHAAGKRWILVGLGARATLDAEGLRLAAAAAHGRAKDVGARVLCWELPHKAREHDPARAVVEGTLMAAYAFTAFKSTSKDEDGGGIEELIVSDHADPSAAVARAEVVTRAVNAARDLQNTPANHLTPTALGERAQALAVAHDALTCEVVGREEIVARGMGAFAAVAAGSDEEPALITLRYEPTDDVAADTPLLGYVGKGVTFDAGGISIKPASGMADMKFDMTGAAAVIESLGAIAELGLPVRVVGVVGATENLLGPAAMKPGDVFTTAEGLTVQVDNTDAEGRLVLADCLHHARALGAERLVDVATLTGAIMSTLGRIYSGYWADDEAWAADLAGAAEDAGELIWRMPLHERYAELVKGSTADVANLSPARTGASCTAAEFLHRFTGGVPWAHLDICGTGWDGGRAYAPKGGTGVMVRTLVALAERTAAAAAAPEPANVD, from the coding sequence ATGCGCGTGACCGCCACCACCGAGGCCGCGGCGTCGACCGCGGCCGACACGATCGTCGTCGGGCTCGTCGAGGGCGAGGGGGTTCCGCACGACGTCGAGGACGGCGCGTTGGGCGCGCTCGTGGAGTCCGGCGAGGCCAAGGCGGCGCCGCGGTCGCTGGCCGTCGCCCACGCGGCCGGCAAGCGCTGGATCCTGGTCGGGCTCGGGGCGCGGGCCACGCTGGACGCCGAGGGGCTGCGGCTCGCGGCGGCGGCCGCGCACGGGCGCGCCAAAGACGTCGGCGCGCGGGTGCTGTGCTGGGAGCTGCCGCACAAGGCGCGCGAGCACGATCCGGCGCGGGCGGTCGTCGAGGGCACGCTGATGGCGGCCTACGCGTTCACCGCGTTCAAGTCGACGAGCAAGGACGAGGACGGCGGCGGTATCGAGGAGCTGATCGTCTCCGACCACGCCGACCCGTCCGCGGCGGTGGCGCGAGCCGAGGTCGTGACGCGCGCGGTCAACGCGGCGCGCGACCTCCAGAACACGCCGGCCAACCACCTGACGCCGACCGCGCTGGGCGAGCGCGCGCAGGCGCTGGCCGTGGCGCACGACGCGCTGACCTGCGAGGTCGTCGGCCGCGAGGAGATCGTGGCGCGCGGCATGGGCGCGTTCGCCGCCGTGGCGGCGGGCAGCGACGAGGAGCCGGCGCTGATCACGCTGCGCTACGAGCCGACCGACGACGTCGCCGCCGACACGCCCCTGCTCGGCTACGTCGGCAAGGGCGTCACCTTCGACGCCGGCGGGATCTCGATCAAGCCCGCGAGCGGCATGGCGGACATGAAGTTCGACATGACGGGCGCGGCCGCCGTCATCGAGTCGCTCGGCGCGATCGCGGAGCTCGGGCTGCCGGTCCGCGTGGTCGGCGTGGTCGGCGCGACCGAGAACCTGCTCGGGCCCGCGGCGATGAAGCCCGGCGACGTGTTCACGACCGCCGAAGGGCTGACCGTCCAGGTCGACAACACCGACGCCGAGGGCCGCCTGGTCCTGGCCGACTGCCTGCACCACGCGCGCGCGCTCGGCGCCGAGCGGCTGGTCGACGTGGCGACGTTGACCGGGGCGATCATGTCGACGCTCGGCCGGATCTACTCGGGCTACTGGGCCGACGACGAGGCGTGGGCCGCCGACCTCGCCGGCGCGGCCGAAGATGCCGGCGAGCTGATCTGGCGCATGCCGCTGCACGAGCGCTACGCCGAGCTGGTGAAGGGCTCGACGGCCGACGTCGCCAACCTGTCGCCGGCGCGCACCGGCGCGTCCTGCACGGCCGCGGAGTTCCTGCATCGCTTCACCGGCGGCGTGCCGTGGGCGCACCTCGACATCTGCGGGACCGGCTGGGACGGCGGCCGCGCCTATGCGCCGAAGGGCGGCACGGGCGTGATGGTCCGGACGCTCGTCGCGCTGGCGGAGCGCACGGCGGCGGCGGCCGCGGCGCCCGAGCCGGCGAACGTGGACTGA
- a CDS encoding acetyl-CoA C-acetyltransferase: MPKTVILGAARTPIGKLGGGLSSVDATDLGATAITAALERADVAPDQVDHVVMGQVIQAGQGQVPSRQAQIKAGIPKGVSSETVNKVCASGLRATVILDQAIRAGDVTVGVGGGMESMSGAPYLLPQARFGYRMGDAKALDSMVHDGLTNPFSGKQMFVEATEVGDELELTRPDLDRWALRSHELALQAIDEGRMADEIVPVTITSRKGETVVEVDEGPRRGSSLEALSKLPGLVGKEGSHTAGNSPGVNDGGGAIVLSSDEWAEANGKTVLAEVVGHAQFANDFAYLATTPAGAAKKALDKAGLQPGDIDLWEINEAFASVTLQSIRELGIEEDRVNVNGGAVALGHPIGASGARILGVLVHELRRRGGGLGVAAICSGGGQGDAVILRVHGNGK; encoded by the coding sequence ATGCCCAAGACCGTCATCCTCGGCGCCGCGCGCACCCCGATCGGGAAGCTCGGCGGCGGCCTGTCCTCCGTCGACGCGACCGACCTCGGCGCGACCGCCATCACCGCCGCGCTGGAGCGCGCGGACGTCGCGCCCGACCAGGTCGATCATGTCGTGATGGGCCAGGTCATCCAGGCCGGCCAGGGCCAGGTGCCCTCGCGCCAGGCCCAGATCAAGGCCGGCATCCCGAAGGGCGTCTCGTCCGAGACCGTCAACAAGGTCTGCGCCTCCGGCCTGCGCGCCACCGTGATCCTCGACCAGGCGATCCGCGCCGGGGACGTCACCGTCGGCGTCGGCGGCGGCATGGAGTCGATGTCCGGCGCGCCGTACCTGCTGCCGCAGGCCCGCTTCGGCTACCGGATGGGCGACGCCAAGGCGCTGGACTCGATGGTCCACGACGGCCTCACCAACCCCTTCAGCGGCAAGCAGATGTTCGTCGAGGCGACCGAGGTCGGCGACGAGCTCGAGCTCACGCGCCCCGACCTCGACCGCTGGGCGCTGCGCAGCCACGAGCTGGCGCTCCAGGCAATCGACGAGGGCCGCATGGCCGACGAGATCGTCCCCGTGACGATCACGTCGCGCAAGGGCGAGACGGTCGTGGAGGTCGACGAGGGCCCGCGCCGCGGCTCGTCGCTGGAGGCGCTGTCCAAGCTCCCGGGCCTGGTCGGCAAGGAGGGCTCGCACACCGCCGGCAACTCGCCGGGCGTCAACGACGGCGGCGGCGCGATCGTCCTCAGCTCCGACGAGTGGGCCGAGGCGAACGGCAAGACCGTCCTCGCCGAGGTCGTCGGCCATGCGCAGTTCGCCAACGACTTCGCCTACCTCGCCACGACGCCCGCCGGCGCCGCCAAGAAGGCGCTCGACAAGGCCGGGCTGCAGCCCGGCGACATCGACCTGTGGGAGATCAACGAGGCCTTCGCCTCCGTGACGCTGCAGTCGATCCGCGAGCTCGGCATCGAGGAGGACCGCGTCAACGTCAACGGCGGCGCGGTCGCGCTCGGCCATCCGATCGGCGCCAGCGGCGCCCGCATCCTCGGCGTGCTCGTCCACGAGCTGCGCCGGCGCGGCGGCGGCCTCGGCGTGGCGGCGATCTGCTCGGGCGGAGGCCAGGGCGACGCCGTCATCCTCCGTGTCCATGGCAACGGGAAGTAA